A region of Pseudorca crassidens isolate mPseCra1 chromosome 8, mPseCra1.hap1, whole genome shotgun sequence DNA encodes the following proteins:
- the GCC1 gene encoding GRIP and coiled-coil domain-containing protein 1 gives MEKFGMNFGGGPSKKDLLETIETQKKQLLQYQARLKDVVRAYKSLLKEKEALEASIKVLSVSHEADVGLAGVHPQGLTFPDSVDDLCSTHSEDSTGTATSLETAASLTSTKGEFGVEDDRLARGPPPLKSEEASGSESGVSSSSGDGPSGSGEVDKRLHQLKTQLATLTSSLATVTQEKSRMEASYLADKKKMKQDLDNASKKAEEERGRLEGELKGLQEQIAETKARLITQQHDRAQEQSDHALMLRELQKLLQEERTQRQDLELRLEETREALAGRAYAAGQMEGFELQTKQLTREVEELKGELQALRDEKNRPDPRLQELQEEAACLKSHFQAQLQQEMRKTAVAEDQLRQQSQLEEQRVAALENQISEVSELLGTYEKAKQKDQLAIQKLKERILQLDLENKTLALAASSRSPLDSHGEESSLDVNVLKDKMEKLKRLLQVAARKSQVTLDVEKLCNLEIMPSSEAADGEKASALYYQQELKQLKEEFERYKMRAQVVLKSKNVKDGNLGKELEEAREQLAELKEKYISLRLSCEELDCQHQQEAEGWKQELARLQHIHRQELERSQLDFRDRTLKLEEELHKQRDRALAVLAEKDLELEQLRSVALSSGLPGRRSPVGSVGPGDPADTSAPDSLTQALQLAAANEPTFFLYAEQLARKEVEITSLRKQKHRLEGEVHQLQDRLLEEGERHREEVGALQSHIAKNIRDQSREGANLEYLKNIIYRFLTLPDTVGRQQTLTAILTILHFSPEEKQVIMRLPAGGSWWPSGKR, from the exons ATGGAGAAGTTTGGGATGAATTTCGGGGGCGGCCCAAGCAAGAAGGACCTGCTGGAGACCATTGAGACCCAGAAGAAGCAGCTCCTCCAGTACCAGGCACGTCTCAAGGATGTAGTCCGCGCCTATAAAAGTCTGCTGAAAGAGAAAGAGGCGCTGGAGGCCAGCATTAAGGTGCTGTCGGTATCCCACGAGGCGGATGTGGGCCTTGCAGGTGTCCATCCTCAAGGCCTCACCTTTCCTGACTCTGTGGATGACCTATGCTCCACTCACAGCGAGGATAGCACTGGGACCGCCACCAGCTTAGAGACTGCGGCCAGTCTCACCAGCACCAAGGGTGAGTTTGGGGTAGAAGATGACAGACTGGCCCGTGGACCACCACCTCTAAAGTCCGAAGAGGCCAGTGGATCGGAGAGCGGCGTTAGCAGTAGTAGTGGGGATGGACCgtctgggagtggggaggtggaCAAACGACTGCACCAGCTGAAGACTCAGTTGGCGACTTTGACCAGCTCTTTGGCTACAGTCACCCAGGAGAAGTCCCGCATGGAAGCTTCTTACCTGGCTGACAAAAAGAAGATGAAACAGGACTTAGATAATGCCAGTaaaaaagcagaggaggagaggggccgGCTGGAGGGAGAATTGAAGGGGCTGCAGGAGCAGATAGCAGAAACCAAAGCCCGACTTATCACGCAGCAGCACGATCGGGCCCAAGAGCAGAGTGACCATGCCTTGATGCTGCGTGAGCTCCAGAAGCTGCTGCAGGAGGAGAGGACCCAGCGCCAGGACTTGGAGCTTCGATTGGAAGAGACCCGAGAAGCTCTGGCTGGGCGGGCCTATGCAGCAGGTCAGATGGAAGGGTTTGAACTGCAAACCAAGCAGCTGACCCGTGAGGTAGAGGAGCTGAAAGGTGAGCTGCAGGCTCTTCGAGATGAGAAGAATCGGCCTGACCCCCGGCTGCAGGAGCTTCAGGAAGAGGCCGCCTGCCTTAAAAGCCATTTCCAGGCTCAGCTGCAGCAGGAAATGAGGAAG ACAGCCGTCGCCGAAGATCAGCTACGACAGCAATCGCAGTTGGAAGAGCAGAGGGTGGCGGCCCTGGAGAATCAAATATCTGAGGTGTCGGAACTGCTGGGCACCTATGAGAAAGCCAAGCAGAAGGACCAGCTGGCCATCCAGAAGCTGAAGGAGCGCATTCTTCAGCTGGACCTGGAGAACAAGACACTGGCACTAGCAGCCTCTAGCCGGTCCCCTCTGGACAGCCATGGAGAGGAGTCCAGTCTGGATGTCAATGTCCTGAAGGACAAGATGGAGAAGCTGAAGAGGCTGCTTCAGGTTGCGGCCAGGAAGAGCCAGGTGACCTTGGATGTGGAGAAGCTCTGCAACCTGGAGATAATGCCCAGCTCAGAGGCTGCCGACGGGGAGAAGGCCAGTGCACTCTACTACCAGCAGGAGCTGAAACAGCTGAAGGAGGAGTTTGAGAGGTACAAGATGCGGGCCCAGGTCGTCCTCAAGAGCAAGAACGTCAAAGACGGGAACCTGGgcaaggagctggaggaagcccGGGAGCAGCTGGCGGAGCTGAAGGAGAAGTACATCTCGCTGCGGCTGTCCTGCGAGGAGCTTGACTGCCAGCACCAGCAGGAGGCTGAGGGCTGGAAGCAGGAGCTGGCCCGGCTGCAGCACATCCACCGGCAGGAACTGGAGCGGAGCCAGCTGGACTTCAGGGACCGCACGCTGAAACTGGAGGAGGAGCTGCACAAGCAGCGGGACCGGGCCCTGGCCGTGCTGGCCGAGAAGGACCTGGAGCTGGAGCAGCTGCGTTCTGTGGCCTTGTCCTCTGGGCTGCCGGGACGCAGAAGCCCTGTGGGCAGTGTGGGCCCTGGGGATCCAGCGGACACATCTGCTCCGGACAGCCTGACCCAAGCCCTGCAGCTAGCTGCGGCCAATGAGCCCACTTTCTTCCTTTACGCCGAGCAGTTGGCCCGCAAGGAGGTGGAGATCACGTCTCTGAGGAAGCAGAAGCACAGGCTGGAGGGGGAGGTGCATCAGCTGCAGGATCGgctgctggaggagggggagCGGCATCgggaggaggtgggagccctGCAGAGCCACATTGCAAAGAACATCAGGGACCAGAGTCGGGAGGGAGCCAACCTGGAGTACCTCAAGAACATCATCTACCGCTTCCTGACCTTGCCGGACACCGTGGGCCGCCAGCAGACGCTCACCGCCATCCTCACCATCTTGCACTTCAGTCCGGAGGAGAAACAAGTGATCATGCGGCTCCCAGCCGGTGGTAGTTGGTGGCCTTCTGGCAAGAGATGA
- the LOC137229265 gene encoding ADP-ribosylation factor 5 has translation MGLTVSALFSRIFGKKQMRILMVGLDAAGKTTILYKLKLGEIVTTIPTIGFNVETVEYKNICFTVWDVGGQDKIRPLWRHYFQNTQGLIFVVDSNDRERVQESADELQKMLQEDELRDAVLLVFANKQDMPNAMPVSELTDKLGLQHLRSRTWYVQATCATQGTGLYDGLDWLSHELSKR, from the exons ATGGGCCTCACCGTGTCCGCGCTCTTTTCGCGGATCTTTGGGAAGAAGCAGATGCGGATCCTCATGG TTGGCTTGGATGCAGCTGGCAAGACCACAATCCTGTACAAACTGAAGTTGGGGGAGATtgtcaccaccatccccaccataG GCTTCAACGTGGAAACAGTGGAATACAAGAACATCTGTTTCACAGTGTGGGACGTGGGAGGCCAGGACAAGATTCGGCCTCTGTGGCGGCACTACTTCCAGAACACTCAG GGCCTCATCTTCGTGGTGGACAGTAATGACCGAGAGCGGGTCCAGGAATCTGCTGATGAACTCCAGAAGATG CTGCAGGAGGATGAGCTGCGGGATGCGGTGCTGCTGGTGTTTGCCAACAAGCAGGACATGCCCAACGCCATGCCCGTGAGCGAGCTGACCGACAAGCTGGGGCTACAGCACTTGCGGAGCCGCACG tGGTACGTCCAGGCCACCTGTGCCACCCAAGGCACAGGTTTGTATGATGGGCTGGACTGGCTGTCCCATGAGCTGTCGAAGCGCTAA